GACCGTAAACGCCTTGCTCGACCCGAAAAAGAACTCGAAGTTCTTTAATCCTACCCACTCGCTATGAAATATGCCCTTTGTATAATTGAATCGTTGGAAAGCAATCAGTATATACGGATACGTCATATACCCGAAAATAAACGTGTAAACCATCGCCGGAAGGACCAGCAAGTAAGATGTTCCATTCCTACGGATATCAGAAAACATGCCGAATGCCGGTCGCTGTCTCTTTTCCAATTTCTTATCCTCCTTCTTTGCAGTGTACATTTTGGGGCTGCGTTGACGCTTGCTCTAACTCTATAGCAGCGGGTCAGCGTTTCCAATTTCAAATACCGGACATCGCTTTCACGATTCGATTAAAGGGCTTTCACATTTCGAATTGATTTTCATTGCACAAGAATGGAAATTATTGATATAAAGCACAAGCCTTTCAAATTATCGAAACGGCTTTCATTTTTGCGAGAAGGAGTACCTTTTTAGCCAGATATGTCCTATAGTGAAGAGGTTATATTAACGGCATTGGGAGGAATTCTTCATGCGGAACACCATGAATCGGCTTGTTCGATACAAGGCGTTTCAAAAACTTACAATTTCATATTTCCTGCTCGTTCTACTAACCGTCAGCCTGCTGTCCGGCGTCCTCTTCCTTCTCTTCTCCAAAAGCGCCGTCAAGGAGATCGACCGCAATTCCAAAGCCATGTTATCCCAAATCACTTACGCCTCGGAGGTCGTCTATAACCAAGTCATGACAATCGGCAATGCGCTGCTCATCCAGCCGGAGATCACCTCATTCCTGAATGACAAGTTGGAGGACAAGACGAACAATTATCGGATATTCCAACAAATGAACCAGATTATAAGTGTTTATCCTTATATTTACAGTGCCGGGATCTACCGGCCTTCTACGGGAACAGCCGTCGATACTGCCGGGCTTCCATTCGACTCCTCGCTCATCACCCTTAGCGCGGAGCGGTACATGGAATTCTATCCACGTAGCTTGACCGTTGCCGACCGCAACAACGATGCGCCGCTTCAGCTCCTGACCTTTCTGCTGTACCCGGATTTTTCATTTAAGACCTCCGACAACCCGCTTATCTATATCAATGTGGAAGAAAAGTCGATTCTGACGACGATCCGCAAAATCAGCAAAACGGATTCCGCCAACAACGTTTTTGTCATCAACAAAGAGGGCAAAGTGCTCTCCCATACCGATTCAAGTTTATTTCTGAAAGATTGGTCCGAGGAACAGTATGTGCAGCAAATTCTAAATCAGGACAAGGAAGAGAACAGCTTCACAACAAATATTCTAAATAAAAAGCATCTGATCACCTATGTGAAGTCGGAAAAAATGGACTGGTATTTTGTAAGCGTTTCCCCCTACTCCGGACTCATCTCCAACATTGACCGTCTCCGCAACGTTACGCTGCTTGTGACAGCCGGAATTGTACTGACAGGTCTGCTGATCTCTATTTTTCTGACCAAGAGCATTTATAGACCGTTATCGACGCTGTTTGAAAGGATCATGCCGGACACGGATTCTCCAGTCTCCGATTCGCCGTTCATAGATGAATATAAGATGATGACCGAGGTTTTCCATTCGTTGGAGGAACGTGAAAAATCGATGCAATTCGTGATCAACCGCTCTTCCCGAACGATTCGTGAGCATTACTTACTTTCGTTACTCTGGGGTCATCCGCTGGAACATTCTGTTCCGAGCGAATTAATTCGGGATATCGACAAGAAAGTATCGGGGCCTTATTTTTGCGTGCTTGTATTCAAAATCAATGCGCTGGAACCGACAAGAGGGAGGATGGAGACGGAACAGCAGCCGCTGCTGCTCTTCGCTCTAGGCAATATTGCAAAAGAGATGCTGGAGCCTATCGGAGCATGTGATTACCTGTTTATGGGGGGAAATGAAGCCGTCGCAATCCTTCAGTGTACGAACAACCAACAGCCTGAGGAGCTCGAGGCTGCCTTGGGCAATATTCAGAGTTTTCTGAACCGTTACTTCAAGGTGACGGTATCCATTGGCATAGGGGATATAAGTTACGGCAGGAAAAATATTTCTTTCTCCTATACTTCGGCGCAGCAGTATGTTAAATACCGGCTAATCTACGGGAAGGAATCGATCCTGGATGCCGTAACAACACGGCCTCATATGATGACGGCCTTAAGTTATCCCAGCGCCTTCGAGAAGAAGCTAATCGATGCTGTGCAGTCCGGGAAGCCGGAAGCAATCCGGGATGCAATCGGACAATTCGTGGAACAGATCTCTAACGGTTCAATCAATCAGGTCATTACATACAGCACCCAGCTCATGCTATCCTTACTTAAACACTTTGACTATTTGCAACATGTGCCAGATTCCAATTTCAACGAGTATCTGGATGCGGTGACCGAAATTGAATCCGCCGAACATCTGACGGAAATCAAGGAAACTTTCAATCGCTATTGTTTTAATATCTGCACATTAATCGAAGAGAAGAATCTCTGGATGAATGCCCAGAAGCACAATGTTATCATTGAAAAAGTGCAGAATTACATCCAGGAACATTATGCCGAGCCAAACTTATCTCTGGAGCTGGTGTCCAACATTGCCGGCCTGTCGCCAAGCTATTTGGGTAAGCTCTTCAAAAAAGCAACCCGTCAATCGTTCAGTGAATACCTGAATCACACCAGGCTGGAGAAAGCTAGGGATTTGCTTGCTTCCACCCATGAGACTGCAGCCAAAATCAGTGAATCGGTCGGAATGTACAATATCACTTACTTCTCCACTCTATTCAAGAAAAAATACGGCCTAACTCCTTCCGTCTTCCGCGAGCAGGAGGCGATAAGAGGCAATGAAAGGGCTGGAGAATAAACAAATTAGAGCTTTCGGTTTGCGAGAAAAACTGGTGTTGTGGCTAAATTTCCAGCTCCAGCTATGACAGTGACCTCAATGAGTAGAGTGCTGTTCTCAAGGTACAATACAAAAAGAATTCATTTTTACCTATAGATGATTCTACACAAAAAAGCATCGACTACCCGCCATACCAGCATCGCTGGACGAGTTACTCTTGTTGAAGCTTATAAAGTCCCTTCCGGGATTGTCCGTCTGGGCTTCTGGCAGGGGCTATTTACCTTAGCCAGTTAAATTAAATAGATACACCATTATCCCTACAAGCAAAGGTCCTATCACTAAAAACCCGAATATCAGGGCAATAACTTTTAGAGTTCCTGATATTCCTTTTGACGAGTTCAAGGTGTCTAGTTTATTATTGATTTCTTTTAGCTCTTTCAATATTTCTCTATTTAGATCTTCAGACACATCAAAGTCCTCCTTATACACATGAATCAAAAAACACAAGATGTTTTTAATAAATCGTTAACATATACAAAGCTAGTCATGTATAGTAATCGGTACATTTTACCATAATCATCATACCAGATGTTTTTTATGGATCTAGTAAAAATAAAAAACCAAAGGCCCCTTTAAAAATTAGGGTACGCCTTTGGTTTTCTGCAATAATTCGAATTCTCTCTAAACTCATAGAATAATAGCTTCGCAAATCTTACTTCTACTATAATAATCCCGTATTAATATAACCCCCGACGTAGGGTGAAACTCCATCCGGCAATAATAAAGGCATCCCCCTCCATCAGGGGGTATTCTTTATAAGGCACCATGGATTCTCCCTTCAACATCGTACCGTTTCTGGAACCCAGATCCTTCAGGACGTATCCACCGCTTTCGCGCGAAAGCTCCACATGCGCCCGTGAAGTCCCCACACCCTGAGCGACGAATTGGGCTACATCGGGAGACCTGCCGATGATGAAATGGGGCTGATGCAGTTCAATCCGCTGCGGGACGGCTGCATTCGGTTCATTTAACTCAAGATAGTCCCTGGCTGAAAGTTGTCCGGCCGGACGAGCGGCAGTATCCGGACTTAACAGCACGGTAGCTCCCCCACCACCAGAGGACGAAAGCACCTCCGTCCGTTGGGACAGCTTGGCATAATAATCCCCTTCTTCCCCAAAAGAATCTCTTTCCCCGGCGTTAGGCGAACGCGAAAAAGCCTGGTCCCGCAAAGACTGTACGGTAGATCCCGCTGAAGGGTGATCCCGCTCAAGGTTAAATGGTGATTTAGGAACCTGCCATCTCCAATGCTCCTTCCCCTCACCAAGCTCTGCTTCTGCTGCTTTCCCTGAATCTGCTGCCTGATTTCCTGTAAGAAGACCGGATAAGGGATCTGCCTCAAAACGCGGGACGGACTTCCACTTGGCATGCTCCTGCGGACTCAGCTCTGTGGATTCAAACACGGGCAGTGAACCGGACCAATCCTCCGCTCTCCGTGAGAGCAGCCGGAGTTTGCCCGTGTAGCCGAGCCAAGCGATCACGGCAAGCAGAATCGTAATCCCTACCGATAGCCCCAGCATCAGCGGACCCGGTTGATTCATGTACAACATTCTCCAAGCTCCCGCTGCGGCGAGCAAACATCCTAGCAAAATATAGGTCCGAACCGGCGAAGATTTGCCATGCTCCGCTTCATCAAGACTTGAATCATCTGTGCCAGATGACCACGCGGGAAGACCTGATGGGATTCGACCGGCGTGAGAATTACCTTCTTCGTTTCGGCCGCTTTTCCCAAACATCTCGTTGGTACGTTCCGTCAGGCTTCGAATTAAACTCTGTTTATCCGTGTTGCCGTCATTCTCCGTCTGCAATGCCGCACTCCGGCTGTGAGCCGGCTCTGCAAATGAGAAGGCAGGCCTGGAGACGCTGCTGTTTGAGGGATTATCGGTATAGGGCAATCTTTCATTCACATGTGCAGCCACTGCCATCTTCGCTTGCGTTCCTGCTTGATCGCTTTCACCATCTTCTCCTGCAAGCAGTTCAATGACAAGCCGCTTAAGTCCCGGCAAACTGAAGCTCTGTTCACTGCAGAAGGTCATCAATGCTTGTATCCCCCCTCCTTTCAGCTCCGAGACCGATAAGAGAAGCCTTGTCATAAGCTCCTTAAGCGTTACAGGGAGACGGTTACTGCTTGTCTCATTAACGGCAAGGGGAACATTAGTTAAATATAATGTGCCAAGATGCAGGGAGCCTTCAACAAACAGAAAATCCTCATGAAGTATGTAATTCTCGGGTTGAAGCATATACAGCCTGCTGTCCTCCAATGCGGAAGCGATCTGCAGCAGCAGCCCATAGTACTCGGTCAACGTCATGCGCTCGCTCTTCAATGCCTGAGACAGCATCTTTTTGCCGGTGATATCATATTCCAACGTTACTTTGTAATCGACTTCTTTCATATGCAGCTTCAAAAAGTGCGGGATTCTCGAAGAACGGATCATGCCCAATGATTCCACCAGTCATCTTATTGTTCCTGGACTATTCATCTAATGGCTTTAACATTGCTATCAAGACACTAAGTGTACTAACGATTATCACATGTGTTTTTGGATTGATCCGGCATAGAGAATTGAAATAAGCGGTTCATATTCATATTGACTCACACAGGGCCCTAGGATGCTGCCTAAGGGCTTTATTTGTTTTCAACCGCCAACTTTGGCGGGTCATGTTAAAGGTCTCGTCGATTGGATGACAGCCCTACGAATGGAGTGATTACTAATCACGTCATATCTGGGTGTCACTTGGTGACATTCCATTAGACCTTCTGAATCAAAAGGTCAGGAATCTACAATAGTTCAGACATGGTGAATCGCCATATCCGAAAACTCTCAAGGAGATGTATTGAACACACACCCTTTCAGTAGCCCTCAAGTTGACGGTAACTGAAATTCAGATTTGGTATAATCCCAAAACCGAAATCAGTTTAACCATATACAAATTACGGACAGATGTACATCTCATGAGTATAATTTTGCACGACCATTGGTCGCCTTGAAAGATGTTGCAGAAGCAATCGGTGAATCCAAATTTGGATTTTCCAAAGTCACGATTCGTTACAATAGCGTTGGACACATCGTCCAACAACAAAAAAAGAACCAGGACTTTAAGTGTTGATCCTCTTCAATGTTACAACAGCAATGTAATACATTTAAGGAATTAGAAATTGAGTCAAGCCTATTAAAAATTGTACAAGCCATATGACAACGATGGTAATAAGGACAATTTTGATTATCCTCCATTTTTTTTCTTGGGAAGCCACTCGTTTCTCTAAATTACTTAATCGTTGTTCATGATCCATAATAGCATTCCTCCTTTGTTATACAATATTAAACTACCACCTAGATTATGCAAGGTGGCAGTTTAATATTTTTATAGAAAATAGAATCTCATAGAAAGCGTGAATTATCTTATGTCGTCCATCTCATAGAAAATGATTGAGGTCTTGAAATAATTTCTTCGCCAATGCCGCCTCCACCAATTATTGATAGAGTTCTAACTCCCTTGATAATTATTTGTGCTGTTCGTCCGTTAACATTGGCAGTTGCATTAGTCGCAGCCCGATCATGCTGCCAAGAGTTGCCAGGGTGGAAACCCAATAGTGAGCTTGAGCTGTCAGTAACACTGACTATGTTCCAGTTGCCAGCACTATCATGTCTGTTAAAACTCACAGTAGCTGAAATCCAAGAAAGGTTTGCACCCGCAGCCAGTCCATCTCCCCAAACTGTCTGTGTAACGCTATCAGTTACAATAGCCATAGGACTAATCTGATTAGATGATCCTTCAAAAGTTTGATTAGATGCAATAGTTTGATTATTGTTATCAGAATAATATGTCAGTAAAGCTGCATATTCATCTAAATCATTTACAATTATTGCTCCGTTATCATATTGCATAGTGCTGGCTCTTCCGGTTTTCACTGGTGTAAATCCTGTATCTTTCAAAATATCTTCTTTTGATTGATACTTCCCTTTTGCAGCTTCAAAATACTCAGCTGGTATAACATCACGAACAGAGATTGTGTCTACCTCAGCAGGAACAATTACATCATTGATACTGGTAGATGAAACTTGGCTAGGACTAGCACTAGCACTAGCAACACCTAAAGAAGTGAACAACATTGCACTGGATAACAATAAAACTGCACTTTTCTTTAGCATACAAAATCCTCCTAATTTGTTAATATAATGGATACAATTAAAACGTTACCATAAATAATGGAATATTGTCTATTATTCTAGCAATTTATGTAACAAAAACAAATAATAGCTGGTAAATATGTAATAAAATTATAATTACAAAAATAAGTAATATGACGATTACGGAAAGAGTTTAAAACAGATGGTTTAAATAATACTGTTAATGAACGGAAAATCACTCCTTACAAATTATCTAAAGATACAGGAGAACGAATAGGCACCATATACAAACTTGTAAATAATCAAGACTTGAACAGTGTACGGATACCAGCGTCATTAATTGTCAACTTATGTAGTTATCTTGATGTCACTCCAAACGATTTGTTCGAAGTCAGAGTTAATAGCAGTGACGATGTATAAGGTAGTCTTACACTGGAACGACGACTAAGTAAAAAAGACTCCCCAGTTGTGGAGAGTCTTTTTTACTTTACAACTTATTTCATATACGAAATCTACATTTCATCACTATTTAAAGCCTTGTTAAGCTTTATCTTTCTCCATGCATCCTCAACCGTGTTATTAATTAATCGAGAGTTAACATTAGACAAGTCAAAGTTACTTCCCGAGCGAAGCAAATCATAAACAAACCCTCTTCGAGAAGGGGAGTTTGTACATTTTTTAAAGTCATTGTTATCGATTAAAAAATCATAAAGTTTATTTAGTTTAACTTCAGAATCCGATTTTTTTCTATTGTAATTTTCTTCTTTTGCTTCCTCAATTTCCTCGTTGTGTTCTACAAACAGCATTTCCAGAAAATCATCCTTGTCTTCAAAAAGTAACATTGAATTTCTATGATGGTAAGTATAAATAATACCCTCGTTTTGAAAGTACAAACTTATAACCTGTTCTTTACCGACATGTTTCTCAAGTTGCTTTAAAGCGTTATTATAGTCTTTAATTTTTTCTTTGATTTGCTTATTGCTGTTAACGTACTCAAGATTATAGTTTAAATCCTCATCGGTGATTAAATTATTCTCGATTTCACTCTCATCCAATATATTCAGATCGTATAAAACTACATTGACTCCTAAATCATTCAATAATGCGCAAAAGGTGCCATAATCATAAATAACAACATCTTCTCGCTCACAATATACTTTGTAACTATTTATGCTATGTGATTCAAAAAATCCGGTTATATCTTTGAAAGACAAATAGTCCATTACAATCTCCCTTTTAATCAACCTTGCATTTCATTATAAATACACTACCAAAGTTCCATAACTTGTCCATACTCTTTAACTTCAGGATACATCTTGTCAATCGTAGATGCACCCAATACAGATTTTATTAAATGCTCTTCTGGCTTAAACTTAGGTGCGTCAACCGTTATCTGAGTTACCCTATGGTCCCCACTCATAATGCCAATCGTTACAGTCTTTGCTCCTTTTATATCATCCTGTTGAAGAAAATCATATGCCTGAGTAAATACATGTTGTGTCGCTAAACCTGGTTTTACAGAGTCTTTCATATGTACCACTAGATCAATATGCTCCGTTATATCTCTCGAATCGGTTACATCTACTTTCATAGCGTAAGCAAAAACAGAGGTATCTATTAAGGATTCATCTTCTTCACTATCTATAATGGTGAGTGCTTCTTCCTCCGTGCTTTCTTCGTCGTTTCGTATGCCTTCTTCTTGCTCATTGGATTTTGTCTCACTCTGATCGTCTTGAGACTCGACATTCGCAACAACTGTTTCATTAGTAGTTTCGCTCGGTGCTGCTGAAGGAGACGCCTCATTAGAACAAGCCTGTAAAACCAAAGTAAAAGCAAAAAGAGATGCAACTAAAGTAATCTTTGTTTTCATTATGGTACTTCCCCCATATGTTTCTTTCTAAGTAAAACATGCCTTTTATCAAAAAATCTTTATTCCTTCTAAAAGCTTTGTTTTTATTTCCTCTGAAACGAACGAAAATACAGAGGTATGTAATTCAGATGCTTGCTTTTGTATGTGTGCTTTTTGGTCATCACTGAGGCAATAATTATACTTTTTTATCAATCTTTCAATTTTAGATCTCCTTGCGATGAACTCCTCTTCCGATTGGCTTTTGATTTTAAGAAAGTCAACCCAATCTAGGCTTTGCCTTTGATTGTTACACTGCTTACATGATAATGCGATATTCCCCCAAGCATGCAATCCAGCATGGTCCTTGTTCATGGGAACCAAGTGATCTTTATCCCACTGTTTGTTGTTAAGATTCTCATTACAATAACAACATTTATATTCAAAAAACAGTATAAGATCAAATTTGCTTTTGTTATCACTAAAAGGCTTGAATCCCCTTGTTAAATCATACTGCTTCCCTATTTCTCTTAGCAACTTTCGCACTGCTTGACTTGCAGCTTGTGACGGGGATGACACTCTGTCTCACTTCCCTTTGAAGTAGCCATTTTAACTGAATTTATTTTCTGGTAATCCTATTTGCTCTTTTCTTCTTAACTTCTGTGCTAGTGCTAAATAAATAACTATCGCCTTCATGGGACCACGGCTTATCATTATCAATACTAAAATTAACAGTGTCCCAGCAACGTTCAGGGATTAATTCGGAACATCTTTCTTGAACATAGGCAGCCGCTTCTTTAATACTGGTAAATTCCTTAAAGAGGATTTTGTTTTTGTATAGTCTCACGTTGTAACCCATTAATTTCACTCCTAGGTAAAACAGTCATTTGATTAAGTTACTATCTTTTTGAAGTGAAAAGTCGTTTATGTTGCGTCGAATATAAGTGGTTTAGTCGAGAATTTTTTTTTATATATCTCGAAATAGTCTGTGTGACTTTAGAATGCAATTCCCCATCCGCTTCTAGGATAAAATAATCTTTATTTACTTCCAGCAATTTGATTTGAAATTTTTTATTGGTGTAACGTTTTATCGCCTCTTCAATTTCGTTCTTATCGTCTTCAGTAAAGCTCAGTGTAGGATTAAAAATATATAACTTATAACTCTGAATCATTCTCTATCCCACCTTATAAAAATAGTTATTTGATCAACTGAGTACTGGATCTAAAACTACAATACCATCAATCTCCTCAAGAAGTTGCGAATTTGCATTTTTCATAAATCGTTTATATGATGTTCCTTTACTTAATAAGACAACAACATCAGAAAGTTTAAATGTCATATCTCCCTTCACTCTCCACTCTCTTTCATGTGTCCAATCTGTTATATTCTCTGCATTTCCAAGATGAAAATCAACAATACGCCACCATTCTTCTTCAGGAAGGAACTTCTTAGCTTTTATCGAAGATTCATATATGACAGGTCTGCCGCCCTTATGGAAAATTGTTTTCTTTTTAAATCCAATTCCGACAGGTTGGTAACGAATTTTCCCACCAAGATCTTCCCTATAGTTTTGCTCATAGAGAGTATTTTGACAGAGAGCATGCACAGGCACATCCTGAAAGCATACTGCTGGACTGTCACCAACAATAAATCCCGAATCGGTAGTACTTCCAATAAGCTTCTTGTCATTCAAAATTTTAAGTAGTACTTCACTTGCTGACATTGTTTTTGTTTTCTTCGTTAGATGAAAGACATAAGTGCTCATATCTGAACGATGTCGCATCCTATGTCTCCACTGATCTATTGAATAACCCACTTTTTTATCACTCTTTTCTTATGAAATAAACCTTTCATAATGATGAGTACCTGTTACTGGTCATTTTCATCTCCTGATCAAATGTACGTTTTATCATCTTTTATTCGAATAAAGCTTTCTTTGTGACTTCCACCAATAAAGCCTTTGCCATTTCAAAAGGTAAACTTAGAAAGTCCATTCCTTTCTTCTTAGCTATTTCTTTCGCCTTATTGACAACAACCTCATTTCTAGCTGCATCAAGGAAATCGTGGCCTTTCCAAGTCATATTTTTAACATAGATTACATACGGATTGAGGGTTCCTTTAGCTTCAACGTAACCAGCATCTTTTAAAATTTTCACTTGGTATTGTACCATCTCTCGTTCTTCTTCTGTTTCGTACCCCTCAATTTCTACCACAATGTTGTTAGTTGCCGTATTATGTTCTTCAATATACTTTAAGACCTTGATAATTAAGTCCATATCGCGCTTCATTTGAACACCCCTTTCTTTTAAAATATTTGTTTTATTTTCTTTTGAATAAAACAATTGATGAGTTTTTGTTCTCATTCTTTAAATACTCCCCATTGTATCGATAAGTGTACACATACATCTTCCCATCTACAAATGTGCATTTATGAGGATTACCTCTATCAGTGATCTTAATCTGGTCTTCTCTTGGATAAACATTTACTTCATTAAGCATCTTAAACAAAAAAGGCTTTATTTCAGTCAGTAGGTCCATGAATTTTTACCTTCCGTTAAAAGATTCGTTTTATCGCTTTCTAGGATTATCATTATTGATTAGTTCCTCTACAGTCCATCTCTCATGCGGGTTGTAAGTTCGCCCTGGTTTAATACATACTTGCTCAATTAAGTCCGTTAATTGGAATCCATGTCTAAGCTTATGCAGCCCTAACTGCCTCCTACATTCAGCTATCCCGCCTCTTCTCATGCCTTTAATTACATGAATAAAGTCACCGTCAGCCAAAATGTAGTCCCCTGAATTGCGTTCTCCAGTGATTGTAGGTATATTCATAAAAAACACCATCCTTAATTAGGGCAACTACATCAACCCAAATCCTTCTACAATTTTTGATAATTCTTTCGGACATTCAATTTGAATAATTTTCTCAGAATTGACCCATAATCGAATAACTCCTAATTTATCTAGAGATAGAGATACGTCGTTGATTATTTTTCGTATTCTAGAAATATCGGGATTAGCTAGTGCCAAAAAGGTCGTATCAGACTTAGAATCGAGCTGCTTCATAAGATAATATATCTGAGCACTCGCATGTACTTTTAACTGTCCACTATGGAACACATTCTCTGTTTGATTGTTTCTTCTAGATCCTTTTGACTCAATAATTAATGAGTAGCCATTCAATTCAGCATGTACATCAAATCCCTGTTCTTTGTCTATGGCTATTCTTAATATGTTGGCTCCTCTTTTTTTAAGGTACTCAGCAACTGCTAGGTTTACTTCATTCTCGGTCATTGAGAAGGTGTCCGGACTTTTACTTATCGGGATAGGCATACAACTCAACTCCAAGGATTTATTTCTTATGAAAGGCTAATTTTATCTGTTGTTCGATTGTTCATAATCATTAATTCTTGTAATAATATAATCAAAAAGCATGATACATCTTATTGAATTGACTTTATAGCCATATGTTTATCTGCTCCATGCAGAATTGCATGCCGACTCAGTGGATATTCTATATCTTTGCCATGTTCAAATGAACTAAGAACGTGGGACAAATAAAACAATAGAATATGTTCATCAAAACTAAGAATGCTGGTTTCGTTTAGTAGAGTTTTTGCAGTTTCTTTGATTTTATTTTGAGATATATAATCACTACCATCGCACCTCTCAGCAATTATTCCTTCAAGTTGAGGTAGTAATGTAGAAATAGCAGCATAATATCTTGAATCATTATGGGACAGTATAGCTTCTTCGAGAATTGGCATTCGATCAGAGAGCCAATTCATCTTCCTCCAGTCAGTTTTCATTTCTTGAATTACTTCACAAGTGAAAAAATCCTCAACAAATTCAGTAATTAGGGCAGATGTTTCTTGAAGAGTATG
Above is a window of Paenibacillus sp. FSL K6-1330 DNA encoding:
- a CDS encoding helix-turn-helix domain-containing protein, whose protein sequence is MRNTMNRLVRYKAFQKLTISYFLLVLLTVSLLSGVLFLLFSKSAVKEIDRNSKAMLSQITYASEVVYNQVMTIGNALLIQPEITSFLNDKLEDKTNNYRIFQQMNQIISVYPYIYSAGIYRPSTGTAVDTAGLPFDSSLITLSAERYMEFYPRSLTVADRNNDAPLQLLTFLLYPDFSFKTSDNPLIYINVEEKSILTTIRKISKTDSANNVFVINKEGKVLSHTDSSLFLKDWSEEQYVQQILNQDKEENSFTTNILNKKHLITYVKSEKMDWYFVSVSPYSGLISNIDRLRNVTLLVTAGIVLTGLLISIFLTKSIYRPLSTLFERIMPDTDSPVSDSPFIDEYKMMTEVFHSLEEREKSMQFVINRSSRTIREHYLLSLLWGHPLEHSVPSELIRDIDKKVSGPYFCVLVFKINALEPTRGRMETEQQPLLLFALGNIAKEMLEPIGACDYLFMGGNEAVAILQCTNNQQPEELEAALGNIQSFLNRYFKVTVSIGIGDISYGRKNISFSYTSAQQYVKYRLIYGKESILDAVTTRPHMMTALSYPSAFEKKLIDAVQSGKPEAIRDAIGQFVEQISNGSINQVITYSTQLMLSLLKHFDYLQHVPDSNFNEYLDAVTEIESAEHLTEIKETFNRYCFNICTLIEEKNLWMNAQKHNVIIEKVQNYIQEHYAEPNLSLELVSNIAGLSPSYLGKLFKKATRQSFSEYLNHTRLEKARDLLASTHETAAKISESVGMYNITYFSTLFKKKYGLTPSVFREQEAIRGNERAGE
- a CDS encoding DUF2513 domain-containing protein, with amino-acid sequence MRTKTHQLFYSKENKTNILKERGVQMKRDMDLIIKVLKYIEEHNTATNNIVVEIEGYETEEEREMVQYQVKILKDAGYVEAKGTLNPYVIYVKNMTWKGHDFLDAARNEVVVNKAKEIAKKKGMDFLSLPFEMAKALLVEVTKKALFE
- a CDS encoding DUF6382 domain-containing protein; this translates as MIRSSRIPHFLKLHMKEVDYKVTLEYDITGKKMLSQALKSERMTLTEYYGLLLQIASALEDSRLYMLQPENYILHEDFLFVEGSLHLGTLYLTNVPLAVNETSSNRLPVTLKELMTRLLLSVSELKGGGIQALMTFCSEQSFSLPGLKRLVIELLAGEDGESDQAGTQAKMAVAAHVNERLPYTDNPSNSSVSRPAFSFAEPAHSRSAALQTENDGNTDKQSLIRSLTERTNEMFGKSGRNEEGNSHAGRIPSGLPAWSSGTDDSSLDEAEHGKSSPVRTYILLGCLLAAAGAWRMLYMNQPGPLMLGLSVGITILLAVIAWLGYTGKLRLLSRRAEDWSGSLPVFESTELSPQEHAKWKSVPRFEADPLSGLLTGNQAADSGKAAEAELGEGKEHWRWQVPKSPFNLERDHPSAGSTVQSLRDQAFSRSPNAGERDSFGEEGDYYAKLSQRTEVLSSSGGGGATVLLSPDTAARPAGQLSARDYLELNEPNAAVPQRIELHQPHFIIGRSPDVAQFVAQGVGTSRAHVELSRESGGYVLKDLGSRNGTMLKGESMVPYKEYPLMEGDAFIIAGWSFTLRRGLY
- a CDS encoding DUF2971 domain-containing protein, producing the protein MRHRSDMSTYVFHLTKKTKTMSASEVLLKILNDKKLIGSTTDSGFIVGDSPAVCFQDVPVHALCQNTLYEQNYREDLGGKIRYQPVGIGFKKKTIFHKGGRPVIYESSIKAKKFLPEEEWWRIVDFHLGNAENITDWTHEREWRVKGDMTFKLSDVVVLLSKGTSYKRFMKNANSQLLEEIDGIVVLDPVLS
- a CDS encoding HNH endonuclease signature motif containing protein, encoding MSSPSQAASQAVRKLLREIGKQYDLTRGFKPFSDNKSKFDLILFFEYKCCYCNENLNNKQWDKDHLVPMNKDHAGLHAWGNIALSCKQCNNQRQSLDWVDFLKIKSQSEEEFIARRSKIERLIKKYNYCLSDDQKAHIQKQASELHTSVFSFVSEEIKTKLLEGIKIF
- a CDS encoding helix-turn-helix transcriptional regulator, which encodes MTPYKLSKDTGERIGTIYKLVNNQDLNSVRIPASLIVNLCSYLDVTPNDLFEVRVNSSDDV